One Chryseobacterium indoltheticum DNA segment encodes these proteins:
- a CDS encoding YdeI/OmpD-associated family protein produces MIKYNPLVDEYIEKSADFAKPILNYIRDIVHECCPAAEETIKWKFPTFMYKGKILCSMVSFKQYCSMGFWLHGEMQTIKNLETDVEKTNMFSLGKITKLEDLPTKPQLKKIILEAMELTDMGVTLKKAAPSKTEIAIPDYFQKALKENKKALDIFEKASPSFRKEYINWIIDAKTETTRNKRMEQAMEWISEGKGRNWKYEKKK; encoded by the coding sequence ATGATAAAATATAATCCTTTGGTTGATGAATATATTGAGAAATCAGCTGATTTTGCCAAGCCAATTTTAAATTACATTCGAGATATTGTTCACGAATGTTGCCCCGCTGCAGAAGAAACGATCAAATGGAAATTTCCGACGTTTATGTACAAAGGAAAAATTCTTTGTTCAATGGTTTCATTTAAACAATATTGCAGCATGGGATTTTGGCTGCACGGTGAAATGCAGACGATAAAAAATCTTGAAACGGACGTAGAGAAAACCAACATGTTCAGCTTAGGAAAAATCACCAAACTCGAAGATCTTCCTACGAAACCTCAGCTTAAGAAAATTATTCTTGAGGCAATGGAATTAACCGACATGGGCGTTACATTGAAAAAAGCAGCTCCTTCTAAAACCGAAATTGCAATTCCTGATTATTTTCAAAAAGCATTAAAAGAAAACAAAAAAGCTTTAGATATTTTTGAAAAAGCATCACCTTCGTTCAGAAAAGAATATATCAATTGGATTATTGACGCAAAAACTGAAACAACCAGAAACAAGCGAATGGAACAAGCCATGGAATGGATATCAGAAGGAAAAGGCAGAAACTGGAAGTATGAGAAAAAGAAGTAA
- a CDS encoding M48 family metallopeptidase has protein sequence MIKIYITLLLFLFSTNVFAQVHKPIDTADYLKRKDFLKKFSTSNELLIKDLKAKYSGKTEKELSKIYKEFGEDFEKQVANKDFIFTSIFDEKAKNLIDNLRKNNPKIPKDLKILIAKDNTPNAFCLADGTFVINMGLFNWLDNDDQIAAIISHELGHNIERHSLKIFLDIIEQDQLDKITVQNIKSSAENKNKKAFDILKNRVYKKGAERRNNEMQADSLGYTIFKNSDFTKTEYVNALQKLKDFDTISPRKLKMETYKKYFNLPKQAFQEKWMKKEDFSLYNYNHYKEKLNKDSLSSHPEMTLRIQKLKQTFPELKADLQSQKPTEDFLLTEKTARMEILPNFYHSEDYGLGIYASLQFLQDNEEEQHYRKWLGKCFAKIYEARKSYNLNRYLDRVEPKDQSESYRQFLSFMWNLSLEEIKNIAEYYNTKES, from the coding sequence ATGATTAAAATTTATATCACTTTATTGTTGTTTTTGTTTTCTACAAATGTTTTTGCACAGGTTCACAAACCTATTGATACAGCAGATTATCTGAAAAGAAAAGACTTTTTGAAAAAATTTTCAACGAGTAATGAACTTTTAATTAAAGATCTTAAAGCTAAATATTCAGGTAAAACAGAAAAGGAATTATCTAAAATTTATAAAGAATTTGGAGAAGATTTTGAAAAGCAGGTTGCCAATAAAGATTTTATCTTCACTTCAATATTTGATGAAAAGGCAAAAAACCTGATTGATAACCTCCGAAAAAACAATCCGAAAATACCGAAAGACCTTAAAATACTGATTGCAAAAGACAACACGCCTAATGCTTTTTGCCTTGCAGACGGAACTTTTGTAATCAATATGGGGCTTTTTAATTGGCTGGATAATGATGATCAGATCGCAGCTATTATTTCCCATGAGTTGGGGCATAATATAGAGCGGCATTCTCTGAAAATTTTTCTTGATATTATTGAACAAGATCAGCTGGATAAAATTACGGTACAAAACATAAAATCTTCTGCGGAAAACAAAAATAAGAAGGCATTTGATATTCTTAAAAACAGAGTTTATAAAAAAGGGGCGGAAAGAAGAAATAACGAAATGCAGGCAGATTCTTTAGGATATACAATTTTTAAAAACAGCGATTTTACGAAAACTGAATATGTCAACGCATTGCAAAAGTTGAAAGATTTTGATACAATTTCACCCAGAAAGCTGAAGATGGAAACTTATAAAAAGTATTTTAATCTTCCCAAGCAGGCTTTTCAAGAAAAATGGATGAAAAAAGAAGATTTTTCTCTATACAATTACAATCATTATAAAGAAAAGCTAAACAAAGATTCTTTATCTTCTCATCCGGAAATGACTCTCCGAATACAAAAGCTGAAACAAACATTCCCCGAACTAAAAGCAGATTTGCAATCCCAAAAACCTACAGAAGATTTTCTTTTAACAGAAAAAACTGCAAGGATGGAAATCCTCCCCAATTTTTATCATTCTGAAGATTACGGATTGGGTATTTATGCTTCTTTGCAGTTTTTACAGGATAATGAAGAAGAACAGCATTATAGAAAATGGCTCGGAAAATGTTTTGCTAAAATCTATGAAGCAAGGAAAAGCTATAATTTAAACCGATATTTGGATCGGGTTGAGCCCAAAGATCAAAGTGAAAGTTACCGACAATTTTTAAGCTTTATGTGGAATTTGAGTTTAGAAGAAATTAAAAATATTGCAGAATATTATAATACAAAAGAATCCTGA
- a CDS encoding serine hydrolase domain-containing protein, which translates to MIILFYISLFLITVAILFYIFGYAYLFSGISKTYLRGKSSANIDDGKFFTSNIIHTTNPVLWDEHPDYNKKDLPKNIVDNLTQSNTASFLVIKDGKLLHEQYWNGYNELSKTNSFSMAKAVTVMLFGKALEEGKINNVDQKFSEFYDEFKNKPFGKDLTLKHLAQMESGLNWDENYKNPFLPNARAYYGRSLIKATFSRRFKGKPGERFEYQSGSTQLLGFAVKKAVNQSLSSYLSEKFWIPLGMEQNADWSVDESEMEKTYCCIHSNSRDFAKLGQLFLDDGKVGDQQILNLDFIEQMRTPTEKSDEIYGMGFWINNDNPIKHYYFLGLQGQYIIMIPEHKMVIVRTGSYNNLPKTDRGRPDQVKFLVNETVKHFA; encoded by the coding sequence ATGATTATTCTTTTTTACATTTCCCTGTTTCTAATTACGGTAGCGATTTTATTCTATATTTTCGGATATGCTTATCTCTTCAGCGGAATTTCTAAAACCTATCTTCGTGGAAAATCAAGCGCCAATATTGATGACGGCAAATTTTTCACCAGCAATATCATTCATACAACGAATCCTGTTCTGTGGGATGAACATCCTGATTACAACAAAAAAGATTTACCTAAAAATATAGTCGATAATTTAACTCAATCGAATACCGCATCATTTTTGGTGATAAAAGACGGGAAATTATTGCACGAACAATATTGGAACGGTTATAACGAGCTTTCAAAAACCAATTCTTTTTCTATGGCAAAAGCAGTAACGGTTATGCTTTTTGGAAAAGCTTTGGAAGAAGGAAAAATTAATAATGTTGACCAAAAATTTTCTGAATTTTATGATGAATTTAAAAATAAACCTTTCGGTAAAGATTTAACTTTAAAACATCTGGCTCAGATGGAATCTGGTTTAAATTGGGATGAAAATTACAAAAATCCTTTTCTTCCAAACGCTCGAGCGTATTACGGAAGAAGCTTGATAAAAGCAACTTTTTCAAGAAGATTTAAGGGAAAACCGGGTGAAAGATTTGAATACCAAAGCGGCTCTACCCAACTTTTAGGATTTGCCGTAAAAAAAGCCGTTAACCAATCTTTATCAAGTTATTTATCTGAAAAATTCTGGATTCCGTTGGGAATGGAACAAAACGCAGATTGGAGCGTTGATGAAAGCGAAATGGAAAAAACATATTGCTGTATTCACTCCAATTCAAGGGATTTTGCAAAACTTGGACAATTATTTTTAGACGATGGAAAAGTTGGTGATCAACAAATCCTGAATTTAGATTTTATCGAACAGATGAGAACGCCCACCGAAAAGTCTGATGAGATCTACGGCATGGGTTTCTGGATTAATAATGACAATCCTATTAAACATTATTATTTCCTGGGTCTTCAAGGTCAATATATCATTATGATTCCGGAACATAAAATGGTGATTGTAAGAACCGGAAGCTACAACAATTTACCAAAAACCGACCGAGGAAGACCAGATCAGGTAAAATTTTTGGTGAATGAAACGGTTAAGCATTTTGCTTAA